A stretch of DNA from Acyrthosiphon pisum isolate AL4f unplaced genomic scaffold, pea_aphid_22Mar2018_4r6ur Scaffold_21456;HRSCAF=24034, whole genome shotgun sequence:
ATTATTTGGAGCGAATTCTGCTTTTGCTACAACCGGGTATTCAGATTGGAAAAGAGCGGGAAATAGAATTGCATCACATGAACAATAGCTCACAAATCAAATGTGTTGACTATGAAGTCTCGAGGAGCACTGACAAATAGGATTGATACTGAATTATTATCTCAAATTAACGATGAAGTtgactattggaaaaatgttttgaaaagaGTGGTTGTAGTGGTAAAAACCTTGGCAATAAGAGGATTGGCTTTTAGAGGTAACTCGGAGAAAATTGGATGCCCACACAATGGAAATTTTTTAATGTCCATGGAATTGATAGCACAATTTGATCCATTTTTAGCATCACATATTTCTAAATATGCTAATAAAGGAAAAGGGTCAACATCATACTTATCGTTCCATAcatatgaacaatttataactGTGATGAGTGACaaattattggaaaatattCTAAAAGAAGTCCAAACAGCtaagtatttttcaataatagttGATTCAACTCCTGATATTTCCCATACTGACCAATTATCATTCGTAATAAGGTACGTTTTAGATGGGTATCCTAAAGAACGGTTCATGTGTTTTTTAGAGAATACTAGGCATAAATCTGAACAATTGGCTGATAGTGTATTAACTACTCTTGCATTGTATAACATTGATTTAGCCAATTTGAGAGGACAATCTTATGATAATGCAAGTAACATGTCAGGAGCTTACTCAGGTCTACAGGCAAGAATCAAGGAGGTTAATCCACTAGCTGAGTATTCTCCATGTGCTGCACACTCTCTAAATTTGGTTGGTAGTTGTGCAGCAAATTGTTGTGAAGAAGCCTGtcatttttttgaactgttacAAGCAGTATACTGTTTTTTTACGGCGTCGACTCATCGTTGGGAAATGTTGAATGCAAAAGTCACGTTAAAAGGTCTGTCTGAAACTAGGTGGTCAGCTCGTGAAGATACTTGTAGATCACTTAACAAAAACTGGGATTTGGTCATTGGAgtgttgaaaacaattttggaTGATACTAGTCAAAAACCAACTACTCGTTGTGAAGCCAAAGGGTTATTGCAAAAGTTAAACCGCCTAGAATGTGCTCTGATGGCTGTATTTTGGGGTGATGTTcttgaaattttgaataaaaaaagttacaatCTGTGAGTATTGATTTAATCACTGTGGTTCAACTTTatgattcaataatatattatgttaaatcagCTCGGAGTAGAAATAGATTTATGGACTATGAAAGTTCTGCTAAAGACTTGTCTGGATTAAGTGACTATAAAGATAATGAGAAACGAAAAAGAAGACGGAAATTACCACATGGCGAAACCAGATCCAATGAAGTGACATTATCTGGTCGAGAACATTTTATTGtcatgacatatttttttatactagatAATTTACAATCAGAGTTACAAAAACGCAAGTCTGCATATGatgatttagtaaaaaaattttccttttttcataatataatacagcattcaaataatgaaattcGTAAAAGTGCAAAGGAATTATGTGAAGCTTAtccaaatgatttaaatataagtttg
This window harbors:
- the LOC115034896 gene encoding zinc finger MYM-type protein 1-like; protein product: MKSRGALTNRIDTELLSQINDEVDYWKNVLKRVVVVVKTLAIRGLAFRGNSEKIGCPHNGNFLMSMELIAQFDPFLASHISKYANKGKGSTSYLSFHTYEQFITVMSDKLLENILKEVQTAKYFSIIVDSTPDISHTDQLSFVIRYVLDGYPKERFMCFLENTRHKSEQLADSVLTTLALYNIDLANLRGQSYDNASNMSGAYSGLQARIKEVNPLAEYSPCAAHSLNLVGSCAANCCEEACHFFELLQAVYCFFTASTHRWEMLNAKVTLKGLSETRWSAREDTCRSLNKNWDLVIGVLKTILDDTSQKPTTRCEAKGLLQKLNRLECALMAVFWGDVLEILNKKSYNLNRFMDYESSAKDLSGLSDYKDNEKRKRRRKLPHGETRSNEVTLSGREHFIVMTYFFILDNLQSELQKRKSAYDDLHSNNEIRKSAKELCEAYPNDLNISLVSEVVQLQGHIHSLGTSGNNPQTILELMLWIRRKTLRNLWANDNDEEFKQELVVDNGGESLTEQTEQQICQIMGSIQLGIKHEIECMTSKPELNSFPDDVKDISTKVFYSWHDTNNNIQYPNFSFSTYAPLTFHYFRGLFGIDARDYLTSFCSSPLHELSNPGA